Within Desulfobacter sp., the genomic segment TACGCCATCCATCAATTTTACCGGGACCGGGGCTTCCGCTATTTGACCTCCCCGTTGATCACCGGGTCCGACTGCGAGGGCGCCGGGGAGATGTTCCGGGTCACCAGCCTGGATCCGGCCGAGGTGGCCAAGGCCGGAAAGATGGAGTTTGCCAAGGATTTTTTCGGCCAGGAATCCAACCTCACCGTCTCCGGCCAGCTCTCCGCCGAAATGTTTGCCCTCTCCCTGGGTGATGTCTACACCTTCGGCCCCACCTTCCGGGCGGAGAATTCCAACACCAGCCGCCATGTGGCGGAATTCTGGATGCTGGAGCCTGAAATGGCCTTCTGTGATCTCACCGGCAACATGGACCACGGCGAGGAATTGGTGAAATTTCTTGTGAAACACGCCATGGAACACTGCGAGGCCGACCTCAACCTCTTTGGTAAATTTGTGGACAAGACTCTGCCCGCCCTCTGGGAGACCCTGATCAACGAGGAATTCGGCCGCCTCACCTACACCGAAGCCGTGGAAATCCTGGAAAAATCCGGGAAAAAATTCGAGTACCCGGTGAAGTACGGCATCGACCTCCAGTCCGAACACGAGCGTTTCCTGGCCGAAGAGTATTTCAAAAAACCGGTCTACCTCACCGATTACCCCAGGGAGATCAAACCCTTTTACATGCGCATGAACGAAGATGAGAAAACCGTGGCCGCCATGGACCTGCTGGTGCCCCGGATCGGTGAGCTCATCGGCGGCAGCCAGAGGGAGGAGCGGCTGGACCGCCTCACCGCCCGCATGGATGAGATGAAGCTGGATCAGGATGCCTATTGGTGGTACCTGGATTCCCGGCGGTTCGGCACCGTGCCCCATGCGGGATTCGGCCTGGGATTCGAGCGGTTCCTCATGATGATCACCGGGATCACCAATATCCGTGACGTCATCCCCTTCCCCAGAACCCCCGGCAGCATCGATTTTTAGCCATGTATTATTTCCATGCCCGGACCGCGGAAGAGATCCTTGCCGCGGACCGGGCCGGCAATTCTCTGGTTGAGGTTTCCCTGGACCTGAATATTTCCGTGAAATCCTGGGAGATCCGGGACCATTGCCTGGTCCTGGGCGATGACCTGCTGCCGGTGGCTGGACTTGAACCGGTGGCAGGGGATAAAAACAAGGTATTCGGATGGGATGGAAATGCCATCGCCCCCATCGAGGTCCGGGCCGACGGCTATTATAAACTGGTACCCACGGATACCGTGCCCACCCTCGAGATCAACGGGGTGAAAATGCATCGGTCCAAGGATATTGATCCCCTGGAAGATGCCCGGCTGAAAACAGAACTGGTGGTGCGGCCCGGGGACAGGGTGCTGGATACCTGCGGGGGACTGGGGTATTCCGCCCTCTTTGCCCTGCGTGCCGGGGCCCGTACCCTTGTCTCCTCCGAAAAGAGTCCGGCCGTGATCCGAATCCGGGAGCAGAACCCCTGGCTGCAGCCCGGGGCCTTTGACTGGTTCACCCCGGAGGCGGCCGGCCGTATCACCCTGAACCACGGGGATATCACCCGGATCATCACCGGCCTGCCGGATCAGGAGTTTAATGCCGTCATCCATGATCCCCCGCGATTTACTTCCGCCACCGGGGACCTCTACGGCCGGGTCTTTTACGGACAATTGGCCCGGGTGATGAAAAACGGGGGCCGCCTCTTCCACTATACGGGCAGCCCCAAAAAGATCGTCCACCAGGACCGGTTTATCCAGAACGCCATGAAGCGTCTGGATGCGGCCGGATTTGGAAATATTTCATTTAATGAGCGCCTCCAGGGCATTTACGCTGAAAAGAACAAAAGGATACTTCCATGATAATAACCGTACTGGATTACGGGGCCGGCAATGTCCGCAGCCTGATCAACGCCGTGGAGAAAATGGGCGGCAGTGTGAAGATGGTTCAGACCCCCGAAGATATTCTCAAGGCCGATAAACTGATATTCCCCGGGGTGGGCAACTATTCCTCCATGATCTCCACCCTCCATGAGCGCGGATTTGTGGACCCCCTCCGGGCGTACCTCAATGCCGACCGTCCCTTCCTGGGGATCTGTGTGGGCATGCAGGCCCTGTTCGAGGGCAGCGAGGAAGAACTGGTTCCCCAGGAGAGCATCGGTTTCTTCAAGGGCCGGGTGGAGCGGTTTAAAACCGATCTTTCCGTACCCCACATCGGCTGGAACGGGATCAATATCAAACAGG encodes:
- the asnS gene encoding asparagine--tRNA ligase, translating into MKRTKIDVVLNLDATPGEVLVKGWVRTKRESKEFCFLEINDGSCLANIQVIANNDLSNWDQVQKLTTGSAVGVQGKLVESPGKGQKWEIQATGVEVFSIAPENYPLQKKRHSDEFLRSIAHLRPRTNKYGAAFRIRSEMAYAIHQFYRDRGFRYLTSPLITGSDCEGAGEMFRVTSLDPAEVAKAGKMEFAKDFFGQESNLTVSGQLSAEMFALSLGDVYTFGPTFRAENSNTSRHVAEFWMLEPEMAFCDLTGNMDHGEELVKFLVKHAMEHCEADLNLFGKFVDKTLPALWETLINEEFGRLTYTEAVEILEKSGKKFEYPVKYGIDLQSEHERFLAEEYFKKPVYLTDYPREIKPFYMRMNEDEKTVAAMDLLVPRIGELIGGSQREERLDRLTARMDEMKLDQDAYWWYLDSRRFGTVPHAGFGLGFERFLMMITGITNIRDVIPFPRTPGSIDF